From the Saccharobesus litoralis genome, one window contains:
- a CDS encoding TRAP transporter small permease — protein MGNLDSVVFHIEALLKKLLVALMAIIVVGVTWQVFSRYVLQSPSSTTEEAARFVLIWISLFGAAYAYQLGSHLGLDVVVNKLSERGKLLAATLSHSLVVGFAIFVMVYGGISLVDLTMTPVQTSAALGLKMGYVYFAVPIAGAIIALFGINKVRHLITQIKSL, from the coding sequence ATGGGTAATTTAGACTCAGTGGTATTTCATATCGAGGCTTTACTGAAAAAGTTACTGGTTGCGCTTATGGCGATTATTGTTGTTGGGGTAACTTGGCAAGTGTTTAGTCGTTATGTATTGCAGTCGCCTAGCTCAACAACCGAAGAAGCAGCGCGTTTTGTTCTTATTTGGATCAGCTTGTTTGGTGCGGCTTATGCTTATCAATTGGGATCTCATTTAGGTTTGGATGTTGTGGTAAACAAACTGTCTGAGCGCGGTAAGTTGTTGGCGGCAACCTTGTCTCATAGCTTGGTTGTTGGCTTTGCTATTTTTGTAATGGTGTACGGCGGAATATCTTTGGTCGATTTAACCATGACACCAGTACAAACCTCGGCAGCGCTTGGCTTGAAAATGGGTTACGTTTATTTTGCTGTCCCTATCGCCGGTGCCATTATTGCTTTATTTGGTATTAATAAAGTTCGCCACCTCATTACTCAAATTAAATCCTTGTAG
- a CDS encoding TRAP transporter substrate-binding protein — MRWIKTSFLIGLTWLIVGCMDGGDKVVLRMGHTLDTEHSVHKAMVHMAQRLAHYSNGTMEIIIYPSAQLGNEREMVELLQIGSLAMAKVSAATIEGFVPEMKVFSLPYIFQSRDHRWSVLNSDIGKSLLYEAQKAHLVGLGFYDAGSRSFYMTDTKVETPKDLISKKIRVMESQTAVRMVEAFGGAATPISFGELYAALQQGVVDGAENNPPSFYLSRHYEISQYYILNEHTSVPDVVMGSKHIYDNLTAQQKQWLELAMADSVELQKELWRAGELEALAEVKKAGVEVIYPDKAPFVNAVKDFHASFKGTRIGNYLERIAAMYRGDNG; from the coding sequence ATGCGGTGGATTAAAACGAGTTTTCTCATCGGTTTAACATGGTTAATCGTTGGCTGTATGGATGGTGGCGATAAGGTTGTGTTACGCATGGGACACACCTTAGATACAGAGCATAGTGTACATAAAGCTATGGTGCACATGGCGCAGCGCTTGGCTCATTACTCTAATGGCACAATGGAAATTATAATCTATCCGAGTGCTCAGTTAGGTAACGAACGCGAAATGGTCGAATTACTGCAAATTGGTAGTTTAGCCATGGCTAAAGTGTCGGCTGCGACGATTGAGGGCTTCGTACCTGAGATGAAGGTATTTAGTCTGCCGTATATTTTTCAAAGTCGTGATCATCGTTGGTCGGTATTAAATAGCGATATCGGCAAAAGCCTGTTGTATGAGGCGCAAAAAGCGCATTTGGTAGGACTCGGTTTTTATGATGCAGGCAGTCGTAGTTTTTATATGACTGACACTAAAGTTGAGACGCCTAAAGATTTAATTAGTAAAAAAATCCGCGTGATGGAAAGCCAAACAGCGGTGCGTATGGTTGAAGCCTTTGGCGGTGCAGCAACGCCAATTTCATTTGGTGAGTTATATGCAGCGTTGCAGCAAGGCGTGGTAGACGGTGCCGAAAACAATCCCCCTTCGTTTTATTTGTCGCGCCACTACGAAATCAGTCAATATTATATTTTAAACGAACATACCTCTGTTCCCGATGTTGTCATGGGCAGTAAGCATATTTATGACAATTTAACTGCCCAGCAAAAACAATGGCTTGAATTAGCCATGGCTGACTCCGTTGAATTACAAAAAGAGCTATGGCGAGCAGGCGAGCTAGAAGCCCTGGCCGAAGTGAAAAAAGCTGGGGTTGAGGTGATTTATCCTGATAAAGCCCCTTTTGTTAATGCGGTAAAAGATTTTCATGCATCCTTTAAAGGGACGCGTATTGGCAATTACTTAGAGCGTATTGCAGCTATGTATAGGGGGGATAATGGGTAA
- the kduI gene encoding 5-dehydro-4-deoxy-D-glucuronate isomerase translates to MTVNCTTRYAIGRNEVKTFVTEQLRDEFLCQDFMTQDQITLIYTHYDRYIVGGVVPVDEALSLTAIDETKSEHFLDRRELGVVNVGGLGTVTIDGTEYQLAAKEALYVGQGNKEVVFSSVDKANPAHFYINSSPAHKAFPIKKVGLQDANILELGSLETSNQRRIHQLIVNGVVDTCQLQMGITCLQPGSVWNTMPAHQHDRRMEAYFYFDLPENQAVCHFMGEPQETRHIWVANEQAVVSPPWSIHSGCGTSNYSFVWGMAGENLAYDDMDVHQASDLR, encoded by the coding sequence ATGACAGTTAATTGTACTACGCGCTACGCCATTGGCCGCAATGAAGTTAAAACCTTTGTAACCGAACAGTTACGTGACGAGTTTTTGTGCCAAGACTTTATGACGCAAGATCAGATCACTTTAATCTATACTCACTATGACAGATACATTGTCGGTGGTGTGGTGCCGGTTGATGAGGCGTTAAGCTTAACCGCTATCGATGAAACAAAGTCTGAACACTTTTTAGACCGTCGTGAGTTAGGCGTAGTTAATGTGGGTGGTTTAGGCACTGTTACTATTGACGGTACTGAATATCAGTTGGCAGCTAAAGAGGCCTTATATGTTGGTCAAGGTAATAAAGAGGTTGTGTTTAGCAGTGTTGACAAGGCTAACCCTGCTCACTTTTATATAAACTCGTCACCCGCTCATAAAGCATTTCCGATTAAAAAGGTTGGTTTGCAGGATGCTAATATTTTAGAACTGGGTAGTTTAGAAACGTCTAATCAGCGCCGTATTCACCAGCTTATTGTCAATGGTGTGGTTGATACCTGTCAGTTACAAATGGGGATCACTTGCCTACAACCGGGTAGCGTTTGGAATACGATGCCTGCGCATCAACATGATCGCCGAATGGAAGCTTATTTTTATTTTGATTTACCTGAGAATCAAGCCGTTTGTCATTTTATGGGCGAACCACAGGAAACGCGTCATATTTGGGTTGCCAATGAGCAAGCTGTCGTATCACCGCCTTGGTCTATCCATTCGGGGTGTGGTACGTCTAACTACTCATTTGTATGGGGTATGGCAGGTGAAAACTTGGCCTATGATGATATGGATGTTCATCAAGCAAGCGATTTACGATAA
- a CDS encoding TRAP transporter large permease, with protein sequence MEYSGIVLVVTFFALLLLNVPISFSIGIATAVTMLFSIDFAPAVTTVSQRLAGGVNSFVLLAIPFFVLSGLIMGRGGIAKRLIECAMALIGMLPGGLALVNVLSCTMFGAISGSAVAATSAIGSFMIPQMEQKGYDKNFATAVTSAAATTGMLIPPSNILIIYAIASGGVSIAALFVAGYLPGILVALALMIVCAGYSKLHGYPTGDRLPFSIVIEKVVAALPSLLLIFIVIGGIIGGVFTATEAGAIAVLYSLILSVGIYKEVKISELSSILLKAAETTAIVMLLIGASSAMSWIMSYVNIPQAISEFLLTLSENPILILLLINLCLILIGAFMDMTPAVLIFTPIFLPVAEQLGMSPLHFGIMIVLNLSIGLCSPPVGSVLFVGCAVAKTSIEKIIKPLLPLYFAMFCVLMLVTYVPAISEFLPALFGLG encoded by the coding sequence ATGGAATATTCAGGCATTGTATTAGTTGTCACTTTCTTTGCGTTATTGCTATTGAACGTGCCGATCTCCTTTAGCATAGGTATTGCCACTGCGGTTACCATGCTGTTCAGTATCGATTTTGCGCCAGCCGTGACTACCGTTTCTCAGCGTTTGGCTGGTGGGGTCAACAGCTTTGTATTATTGGCTATCCCATTTTTTGTGCTTTCAGGTTTGATCATGGGACGCGGCGGAATAGCCAAGCGGTTAATCGAATGTGCCATGGCATTGATTGGTATGTTACCTGGTGGTTTAGCGCTAGTTAACGTGCTGTCTTGTACTATGTTTGGTGCTATTTCCGGTTCAGCCGTGGCGGCCACGAGTGCGATTGGTAGCTTTATGATCCCGCAAATGGAACAAAAAGGTTACGACAAAAACTTTGCTACTGCGGTGACCAGTGCAGCGGCAACAACCGGTATGTTGATACCACCGAGCAATATTTTAATTATTTACGCCATCGCTAGTGGCGGGGTGTCAATTGCGGCGTTATTTGTGGCGGGTTATTTACCGGGTATTTTGGTGGCATTAGCACTGATGATTGTTTGTGCTGGTTATTCAAAACTGCATGGTTACCCAACGGGTGATCGTTTACCTTTCAGTATTGTTATTGAAAAAGTGGTTGCGGCCCTACCCAGCTTATTGCTTATTTTTATTGTCATCGGCGGCATTATAGGTGGTGTGTTTACCGCGACTGAAGCGGGCGCCATTGCTGTACTGTATTCTTTAATTTTATCCGTTGGTATTTACAAAGAAGTTAAGATTAGTGAGCTTTCTAGCATTTTACTTAAAGCCGCTGAAACCACAGCCATTGTTATGTTGCTGATTGGCGCGTCGTCGGCTATGTCTTGGATTATGTCCTATGTCAATATTCCACAAGCTATCAGCGAGTTCTTATTAACCCTAAGTGAAAACCCGATTTTAATTCTACTTTTGATTAATTTGTGTTTGATTTTAATTGGCGCCTTTATGGATATGACGCCTGCGGTATTAATTTTCACACCGATCTTTTTACCGGTTGCTGAGCAGCTTGGTATGTCGCCGTTACATTTCGGTATCATGATAGTACTTAACTTGTCGATTGGTTTATGTTCGCCACCAGTTGGTTCCGTATTATTTGTTGGCTGTGCCGTGGCAAAAACCTCAATAGAGAAAATCATTAAGCCGTTATTACCTCTGTATTTTGCCATGTTTTGTGTACTCATGTTGGTAACTTACGTGCCAGCGATTAGTGAGTTTTTACCGGCATTATTCGGTTTAGGTTAA